The Prochlorococcus sp. MIT 0801 genomic sequence TGTCAAGCCTGGTAAGGGTTCTGCCTTTGTTAGGACCAAATTAAAGGCCGTCGTGAGCGGTAGTGTTGTTGAAAAGACTTTTAGGGCTGGGGAAATGGTTCCTCAAGCTCTTTTAGAGAAATCAAAGTTGCAACACACTTATATGGACGGAGATGATTTTGTATTTATGGATATGACTTCTTATGAAGAAACTCGTCTATCAGCTAAACAAATTGGTGAAAGCAGGAAATATCTAAAGGAAGGTATGGAGGTTAATGTAGTGTCTTGGAATGAAAAACCTCTTGAAGTTGAATTGCCCAATTCAGTTGTTTTAGAAATAAAAGAAACTGATCCTGGCGTAAAAGGTGACACTGCTTCTGGAGGAACAAAGCCTGCAATCTTGGAAACAGGAGCCCAAGTAATGGTCCCATTATTTATTTCAATTGGTGAGAAAATTCGAGTAGACACTCGAAATGACAGTTATCTAGGCCGAGAAACACAATGACTATGAATCTTGATCACGAAGAGCTTCATCGCTTATTGGCAACTTTAGCTGAGAGTGATATTCAAGAGTTTCGACTTGAGGGAGAAGACTTTTGCTTGGAAGTTAAACGTAATCTTGGGACTTCTTCAGATTCAATAACTTCCAATAGGAAAATCACTTCAGAAGACATTGATCCACCACTAACCCCAACTCAATCTAAAATTGATGCTTCTCCTGTACAAAGCACCCCCCCTCCTTCCGTTCCAGGATCACGCTCTGATTTAGTTGAAGTTACAGCTCCTATGGTTGGGACCTTTTATCGAGCACCAGGCCCTGAAGAGCCCCCTTTCGTGGAGATTGGGTCCAGAATTACTGTAGGTCAAGCTGTTTGTATTCTTGAGGCAATGAAATTAATGAACGAATTAGAATCAGAGGTAAGCGGTGAAGTTATTGAAATTCTTGTAGAGAACGGAACACCAGTCGAGTTTGGTCAAGTTTTAATGAGATTAAAACCTGTGTAAATTTTTTATTTATTGAGAAAGGAGCCAAGCATTATTCATTGCTGCAATCATACTTTTTTCTCTTGCTTTGAATTTTCCTGCAATATCAAGAGCAGTCCCATGATCAGGTGATGTTCTCACAAAAGGCAACCCAAGAGTTGTGTTAACAGCTTCATCAAAGGCAATTAGTTTGACAGGGATCAGACCTTGATCGTGATACAAAGCGAGTATTCCATCAGGTGCATTATTTTGACTTGAGGCGGCATTCCATGCATTTCCTGATGAAATCCAACAGGTATCTGGAGGTATGGGTCCACTAATTTTGATGCTTGGATTATCTAATTTCCATTCATTTAAAATAGGAATGATTAAGTTTTGTTCTTCTATTCCAATTTTTCCTTCTTCCCCTGCATGTGGATTTAAGCCGGCTATTTGTATTGATGGCTTTTCTTTGAACTTACGACAGAAACTCAACAAGGTATCTAATTTATGCCTGATCAATGCTTTTGTTAAAGTATTATTTATTTTATTAAGTGGTATATGTGTTGTGGCTAATAAAGTATTAAATCTCCATCCATTATTTGGTGAGATAGCTGTAAAAAGCATAGATGTTTGTTTATTAGTTAATTTACCTAAT encodes the following:
- the efp gene encoding elongation factor P; this encodes MISSNDFRTGTTIELDGAVWRVIEFLHVKPGKGSAFVRTKLKAVVSGSVVEKTFRAGEMVPQALLEKSKLQHTYMDGDDFVFMDMTSYEETRLSAKQIGESRKYLKEGMEVNVVSWNEKPLEVELPNSVVLEIKETDPGVKGDTASGGTKPAILETGAQVMVPLFISIGEKIRVDTRNDSYLGRETQ
- the accB gene encoding acetyl-CoA carboxylase biotin carboxyl carrier protein, coding for MTMNLDHEELHRLLATLAESDIQEFRLEGEDFCLEVKRNLGTSSDSITSNRKITSEDIDPPLTPTQSKIDASPVQSTPPPSVPGSRSDLVEVTAPMVGTFYRAPGPEEPPFVEIGSRITVGQAVCILEAMKLMNELESEVSGEVIEILVENGTPVEFGQVLMRLKPV
- the pdxA gene encoding 4-hydroxythreonine-4-phosphate dehydrogenase PdxA, whose amino-acid sequence is MTKSQNTKEKKTKLIISLGDPAGIGTEITLKALGSKRLNKNIKPLLVGCENNIHETYSKLIKHGIDNIPDPNKLDIIDIPLENKVIPGIVDKYSGSASFKWLVNATNILSEGKANALVTAPISKIAWHKAGHKFAGQTDLLGKLTNKQTSMLFTAISPNNGWRFNTLLATTHIPLNKINNTLTKALIRHKLDTLLSFCRKFKEKPSIQIAGLNPHAGEEGKIGIEEQNLIIPILNEWKLDNPSIKISGPIPPDTCWISSGNAWNAASSQNNAPDGILALYHDQGLIPVKLIAFDEAVNTTLGLPFVRTSPDHGTALDIAGKFKAREKSMIAAMNNAWLLSQ